CGCTGCCCGCGGCGGAGACGTCCACGTCGGGCTCCGCCGCGAGGGCGGCGGCCAGCGACTCGGCGAAGATGCGGTGGTCGTCCACCACCAGGACCCGGATACGTGCCACGGACACCCCCAAGGGTCGAGGAACGGACCGGCGCGGGTACGGCGCCGGAGGCGGGTCCGTCGGTCGCGCGGCCGCCGCCGTGCGTTGACTGTTACCCCGCTGATGGCGCCGTACCCGACGGGTCTCGACCCCTGAACAGCACCGGCCCCCACCGGCGCTGCCCCTCAGGGTAGGGGCGAGGCGTCGCGGTGGGGGCCGTTTGGCGGAACTGGGCGAAGTCGTACGGACGTGTGACCGGACGGATGACCGGACGGGCGACCGGACGGGGGACCCGTCGCGTGACCGGGCGTATGGCCCGGCGCGTGACCGGGCGTCAGAGCCGGCGGGCGCCCTCCGAGGGCACGGCCGGGAAGACGCCGGGGGCCGCGTACCCGGCCTCGGCGAAGGCCTTCCCGACGGCGGCGGCGACCGCCTCCGCCCGATCGGTCTCGACGAGGACGACGGCCGAGCCGCCGAAGCCGCCGCCCGTCATCCGCGCGCCCAGCGCCCCGGCCTCGTTCGCCGCCTCGACGACGAGGTCCAGCTCGGGGCAGGAGACCCTGAGGTCGTCCCGGAGGGAGGCGTGCCCCTCGGTGAGGACCGGGCCGACGGCACGGGTGTCCCCGGCGTCGAGGAGCGCGATCACGCGCTCCACCCGGGCGTTGTCCGTGACGACGTGCCGGACGTACCGAAGAACCGTCTCATCGCTCAGACGTGCGAGGGATTCGGGTAGGTGCACGGCGCTCACATCGCGCAGGGCACTCACCCCGAGCGCCCGCGCACCCGCTTCACAACCGGCGCGCCGCTCCGCGTACGCGCCGTCCCCGAGCGCGTGCTTCACGCGGGTGTCGACGACGAGCAGCCGCAGCCCCTCGCGGGCCAGGTCGAAGGGCACCTGCCGGTACGAGAGGTCACGGGTGTCCAGATGGAGGGCATGGCCCTCCTCCGCGCACGCGGAGGCCATCTGGTCCATGACCCCGCAGGGGACGCCGACGAACGCGTTCTCGGCGCGCTGGGCCAGCCGGGCCAGTTCGGGGCGGGACAGGCCGAGCCCGAACAGGTCGTTCAGGGCGAGCGCCGTGACGACCTCCAGGGCCGCCGAGGAGGAGAGCCCCGCGCCGGTCGGCACGGTCGACGTGAGGTGGACGTCCGCCCCCGTCACCGGGTGCCCGGCCTCCCGCAGCGCCCAGACGACACCGGCCGGGTAGGCCGCCCAGCCGCCGCCGGAGAGCGGCTCCAGGGCCTCGACGTCCAGCTGGACGATCCCGCCGTCGATGTCGGCGGAGTGCAGGCGCAGGACCCCGTCGTCGCGGCGCGACACGGCGGCGACGGTGGTGTGCGGCAGCGCGAGCGGCAGCACGAAGCCGTCGTTGAAGTCGGTGTACTCACCGATGAGGTTGACCCGCCCCGGGGCGGCCCACACCCCGTCGGGCACGGCGCCGTACAGCGCCTCGAAGCCGGCGGCGACATTCATCGACGTCATGGCCGGGCCTCCTCTGCGCGGTGACGTGCGAAGGCCCAGGCGTCGGCGACGACGTCCGCCAGGTCCGGGCGGGACGGCGTCCAGCCGAGCCGCTCCCGCGCGGCCTCGGCGGAGGCGACCAGGACGGCCGGGTCGCCGGGGCGGCGCGCGGCGGTGATCTCGGGGATCGGGTGGCCGGTGACCTTCCGTACGGTCTCGACGACCTCGCGGACCGAGAAGCCGTTGCCGTTGCCGAGGTTGCAGATCAGGTGCTCGCCCGCCGTCATCGCGTCGAGCGCCAGGAGGTGCGCCTCGGCGAGGTCGGCGACGTGGATGTAGTCGCGGACGCAGGTGCCGTCCGGGGTCGGGTAGTCCTCGCCGTACACGGAGATGGCCTCGCGCCGGCCCAGGGCGACCTGGAGGACGAGCGGGATCAGGTGCGACTCGGGCTCGTGGCGCTCGCCGAGCGAGCCGTACGCCCCCGCCACGTTGAAGTAGCGCAGCGAGACGGCGGCCAGGCCGTGCGCGCCGCACTCCCCGCCGATCATGTGGTCGACGGCCAGCTTGCTCGCCCCGTACGGGCTGGTGGGCGCGGTCGGCGCGGACTCGGTGATCGGCACGGACTCCGGCTCGCCGTAGGTCGCGGCGGTGGAGGAGAAGACCAGCTTGCGCACCCCTGCCGTCCGCATGGCGGCGAGCAGGGCCATGGTGCCGCCGACGTTGTTCTCCCAGTACTTCTCCGGCTTGGCGACGGACTCGCCGACCTGGGAGAAGGCGGCGAAGTGCAGGACGCCGTCGTAGCTGGAGTCCAGCCACTTCGCGGCGTCCTGGATGCGGCCCTCGACGAACTCCGCGCCCTCCGGGACGCCTTCGGCGAAGCCGGTGGAGAGGTCGTCCAGGACCGTGACCCGGTGGCCGCGCTCCAGGAGGTGGGCCGCGACCACGCTGCCCACGTAACCGGCGCCGCCGGTCACGAGGTAGCGGCGGGTTCGGGGATCGGCTGTGCTCATGCGGTGGCCACCTCTCGGATACGTCGGGCCGCGTCCTCCGGCCGCACGTCGTTCATGAACGCGCCCATGCCGGACTCCGTGCCCGCGAGGAACTTCAGCTTGCCAGAGGCCCGTCGGACGGTGAAAAGCTCCAGGTGCAGTCCGAAGTCCTCGCGCCGCGCGTCCGTGAACGGCGCCTGGTGCCAGGCGGCGATGTAGGGCGTCGGCGGCTCGCCCGGGCCGAAGAGCCGGTCGAAGCGCCTCAAGAGTTCCAGGTAGACCTGTGCGAACTCTGTGCGGGCGGCCTCGTCGAGGGCGAGCAGGTCGGGCACCCGGCGCTTGGGGTACAGGTGCACCTCGTACGGCCAGTGCGCGGCGTACGGCACGAAGGCGATCCAGTGCTCGGTCTCCAGGACCACCCGCTCGCCGTCGGCGCGCTCACGGGCGACGACGTCGTCGAAGAGGTTCCGTCCGGTCTCCGCGCGGTGCTCGTCGAGGCGGCGGCGCATCTGGGCCGTGCGGGGGGTGACGTACGGGAAGGCGTAGATCTGGCCGTGCGAGTGGGGCAGGGTGACGCCGATCTCCTGGCCGCGGTTCTCGAAGCAGTAGACCTGCCGGACGCCGGGCAGGGCGGAGAGTTCGGCGGTCCGGTCGGTCCAGGCGTCGAGGACGAGCCGGGCCTGCTCCTCGGTGAGGTCGGCGAAGGAGGCGGTGTGGTCGTCGGTGAAGCAGACGACCTCGCAGCGGCCGAGGCCTCCGGAGAGGGAGGGGAAGCGGTTCTCGAAGACCGCCACCTCGTAGCTCGCGTCGGGGATCTCGCTCTCGCGGCCGTCCCGGCCGGGGCAGAGCGGGCAGGCGTCGGCCGGCGGCTGGTAGGTGCGGGCCTGCCGGTGCGAGGCGACGGCGACGGCGTCGCCGGTGAGCTCGTCGTACCGGATCTCGGAGCGGGAGACGACGGGGGTGAGGGGGCGCGGGTCGACGGCCTCGCGCACGACGTCGTCGCGCGAGTCGTAGTAGATGAGCTCGCGCCCGTCGGCGAGCGTGGTGACGGTCTTCTTCACGGGGGTGCCCTCCGGGCGGGATCAAACAGAACCACGCACAAAGAATCACATTCAAACATCACCGTCAATGGCGAAGCCCGCCCTCCGCGTCGATGAACGAGCGAAGGACGGGAAGAGTGACCCCCTACGGCCGGAAGCCCCGCTGCGTCGGCACCGCCCGGTCGAGGAGCCCCGTGCGGGCCGCCAGGGCCGCCGCCTCCAGGCGCGAGCCCACGCCCAGCTTCATCAGGACCCGCTGCACATGCGTCCGTGCCGTGCTCGGCGCGATCCGCATCCCCGCCGCGATCAGCCGGGTGTCCTCCCCCTCCGCGACCCGGACGAGGACCTCCACCTCCCGCTGGGTGAGCAGCCGCAGCAGCCGCTGACCCTCGTCGTCCTCCCGTACCGCCGGGTCGAGCAGCTCCGCGAAGGCCGCCTGCAGCAGCTGCGGCGCCACCGCCGACTCCCCCGCGCGGGCCTTCACGATCGCGCGCTCGACGCCCTCGATGCGCTCGTCGTGCCGGACGTACCCCGAGGCCCCGGCCGCGAAGGCCGCCGCGATCCCGCGCGGCGACGGCACCGGCCCCAGCACCACCACGGCCACCTGCGGCCGCTCCCGCTTGATCCGTACGACCACGTCGAAGGCGCCCGGCTCGGCCGGGGCCGCCGTGCCGAGCAGACACACCTCCGGCGCCCGGCCCACCACGAGCTCCGCCGCCCCGGCCACCGGCGCCGCCGCCGCGAGCACCCGGTGCCCGCGCAGCTTCAGCGCCGAGGCCAGCGCCTCGGCGAGCAGTCGGTGGTCGTCCACCACCACGAGGCGTACGCCCATCCCGGTCATCCCCCATCCTCCGGGCCCGCCGTACCCCGGCCCGGCCCGCTCGACCTCGAATTCCTCACCAGCCGGCGAGCAACGCAAACGGCCCGGGGCATCGGGGTGAACCGATGCGCCGGGCCGCGCGAGTCTCCCACGGACACCCCAGGGGGTGTCAGCGGATTCACTTGGTGCTGTACGATACCACCAGAGGCTCCTTGTCGTCGGGCGATGCCGACGCCCGCGGCTTGGAGAGCATCATGGCGGACATGAACAGCCGTCCGTCGCGGTACAGGATCTCCGAGTAGTCCGGCGAGAAGCTGTTCTCGATGTCGTTGATCGAGGGGTCCGCCGGGTTCTCCAGGAGCAGCGTCTCCTTCATCGTGACGCCGTTGATCGCGACGATCCGACCGCCCTTGTCGTACGGCGGGGACTTGTACGCGATGATGTCGCCGCCGTCCATGCGGAGCGGGACCAGCGTGTACTTGTCCCCCGCGTCCGCCTTCTCCGGCGCCGTCCGCCCGGTGGTCAGGTCGAACGCGATGAGCTCGTTCGTCTCGTCGCCGTACTCCCCGGTGCTGCCCTCGTGCTCCTCGGTCGGCACGTACAGCCGGTTGCCGTTGACGACGACCTTGGTGCAGGACTCGACCTTCGTCGAGCGGCAGCGGCCCGCGTACTGGTCCGCGTCCGCCGTGATCTTCGCCTTCAGCTTGCCGGTCTTCTCGTCCAGGGAGAAGAAGTCCGAGATGCCGCTGCCGTCGTCGGCGCTGTCGCCGACGTCGGCCGCGACGACCAGCGGCTTGGTGGAGACGATCGACGCGTACTTCACGCCCGTCGGCATCTTGTACTGCGAGACCGGCGCGCCCGTCATCGGGTCGATGTTCTGGATCAGCACGTACTGGCTGTCGTACGGACCGCACTTGCGGACCGCGACGAGGCCGGCGCCGCCGCCGTACCCCATGTCGTAGCAGTTCTGGTCGCTGACCTGCGGCTTCCACCGCGGGTTGCCGTTGGCGACGTCGAAGGCCGCGCCTCCGTCGTTGCCGCCGGCCGCGACCGTCTTCCCGCTGACCGTGATCTCGCCGAACCGGGCCTTCTGGTCACCGGCGGAGCCGCCGGTGATCGAGGTCGACCAGAGCAGCTTGCCCGCGTCGAGGTCGACCAGGCCGACCTCGGTGCACTGCTGGTAGTAGCGCGGCGCGACCCGCTTGGAGGCCTCGAAGAGGATCGGCAGCTTGTTGTCGGCGGTCACGTGACGCGAGACGCCGCAGATCTGGCCGACCAGCGGCAACGTCCAGAGGGGCGTGCCCTTGGCGAGGTCGTAGCCGACGATCGAGTTGATGCCCGTCTTGACGTACGCCTTGTCGGTGATCCAGGAGCCGGAGACGTCGGTGACGTCCGGGACCGCCGGCTTGGGCACCTGGAAGGTCAGCTTCGCCTGGGTGTCGGCCGGCGGCTTCTCGCTGCCGCCCCCGCCCGTGCCCTTGGACTCGCCGCTGCCGCCGGAGCCGCCCTGCGACGTGCCCTGCGAGGTGCCGGCCGAGCTCTTGGCCTCGCCGTCCTTGCCACCGCCGCTCTCGGAGTTGGCGTACCAGATGCCGACGCCGACGATCAGGACGACCGCGACGACCGCCGCGATCACGATCTGGAGCTGCGCCGACAGCTTCTTGCCGCCGGGCGCCGCGACCGGGGCCTGGACGGTCCCCGGGTAGCCGCCGTAGGGCTGCTGAGGCTGGGTCGGGTAGCCGTACGGAGGCTGGACCGGCTGCTGTGGCTGGTAACCGCCGTACTGCTGGGGCTGCTGGGGCTGCGGCTGCGCCGGGTAGCCGTACGGCGGCTGGGCCGGAGGCTGCTGCGGGTAGCCGTAGCCGGGATCGGCCGGAGGCTGCTGCGGGTAGCCGTATCCCGGCTCCTGCGGCGGCTGCTGCGGGGGCGTGGGGGCGCCGAAGCCGCCCTGGGGATCCGGGGGCTGGTTGGGCGGGGGCGGGGGTGGCTGTGTCATCGGTCCGAATCCCTCACTTGCTGAACGACATCATCGTCTTGACCTGCTTCTCTTCCTTGTCGTTCGACGCGGAGACCCGTCCGCTCGTCACGACGAAGTGGCCGCCTCCGTAGGCGAACCCCGGGTCGTAGAAGCTGTTCTCGATCGTGGCGGCCGAAGCCGGGTGCTGAAGCACGATCTTCGGCGCCCCGCCGGTCGGGGCGATGGTCGCGACGGCGCCGCCCTTGTCGTACGACGGATCGACGTAGAGCAGGACCTGCCCGCCCTCCATGCGCAGCGGGATCATCGACTGCTCACCCGGCGCCTTGGAACGCCACTTCGCCTTGCCGGTCTTCAGGTCGAAGGCGACGACCTCGTTGGGGGTGCCGTACGAGGTCTCGGTGGCCATGTAGAAGGTGTTGGCGTCGGCGGCGACTCCGGTGCAGCCCTGGAGGTTCTTGCCGAAGATGACGAAGCTGCCGCCGCAGGACGGGGCGAACTTGTCCTTGCCGCCCTGGATCTGCGAGCGGAGCTTGCCCTTGGCGTCGAGCGCGAAGATGGTCCACTTCTTCTGCTCGCGCTGGGTGGCCGAGACGACCAGCGGGTCGACCGAGTAGACCTTGTCGACCTCCCAGTTCGCCTCCAGCTGGAAGGTGTACTTGGGCTTGCCGGTGGCCGGGTTGACCTCGCCGACCGCCTGGATCTTCTTGCTCGTGCTGCCCGAGGGGCAGTCCATGGCGGCGATCAGCTTGCTGCCGCCCGCGTAGGCGAAGGGCTTGCAGCCGGTGGTGGCGCCCTTGAAGAGCTGCTTGCCGTCGGTGAGGGAGAAGCCGTAGGCGGTGCTGGAACCGGCCGCGGTGACCGTGTTGCCGCTGATGGCCAGGGTGTTGTCGGAGAAGGCGAAGAGGCCGGTGGCCTTCGGCACGGCCTTCTTCCAGCCGGCCTTACCGGTCTTCAGGTCGATCTGCTGGAGTCCGGTGCACTTGGCGCCGTCCTTGGCGCTGTCGTTGTACGCGACGACCATGATGCCGTTGGCGGAGGGCGCCGGCGGCGTCGCGCACAGCTCGAACGGCACGTCGACGTGCCACTTCTTGGAGCCGTCGCTCAGGCTGTAGCCGTCGATGCCCTTGTACATCGCCTTGACGACGGTGTCGCCGACGATCCACGGGCCGTGGACGTCGGCGCCGTTGCGGGGCAGGTCGACGTCGTTCTTGAGCAGCCAGTCGACCTTCGCCTCGCCGGCCTGGCGGCCGCCGTTGAGGTCGTCGTCGCCGCCCCGGCCGTCGCCCGAACCGTCGCCCTGGTCCACCGACTCGGTCGGCGTGGGAGCCCCGGAGGACGAGGCCGAGGACGAGGCGGTCGCGGTCGGCTGGGCGATCGGGTCCTTCTCGTCGTCCCCGCCGCCGACGACCGCCCAGGTCGTCACGGCGGCGATGAGCACGGCACCGGCGGCCACGGCCGCGACGACACCGGTACGGCCCTTGAGGCCGCCGCCACCGGGCGGGGGCGGGGTGGGGCCGCCCTGGTACATGGGCTGCGTGGGGTAACCGCCGTACGGGTTCTGCTGCTGACCGTACGGACCCGGCTGCTGCGGCTGCTGGCCGTACGGCCCGGGCTGCTGCTGCTGCGTCGGCTGCTGCGGGTAGCCGTAGGGCGGCGGCGTGGGCTGCCCGTACGGGCCGGGCTGGCCGGGCTGCTGCGGGTAGCCGTAACCGGGCTGCTGCTGCGGCGGCTGCTGACCGTACGGCCCGGGCGCGGCGGCCGGCGGGGCCTGCGGCGGGACGGACGGCGGGGACTGCGGGGCCTGCGGCGGGACCGGCGGGACGGGCGGGAGGCCCTGACTCGGGTCCTGGGGGGCTCCGAAGCCCCCCGGCGGCTGGTTGCTGGGCGGCTGGGTCATCAGCGGTTTCCCCCTTGACGTGAGCGGGTTTTCTTTCTACCACCCACGCGATGGCGCAAAAGCGACCGGTCCGCCCCTTGTGCCCAAGGGAGGACCGGCCCGTGATGCCCTTGTTATGCGTCCTCGGCCAGTTCGAGCCAGCGCATCTCCAACTCATCGCGTTCACCGACGAGTTCCCTGAGCTCCGCGTCGAGCTTCGCGACCCGCTCGAAATCGGTGGCGTTGTCGGCGATCTGCGCGTGCAGCTTCGCCTCCTTCTGGGAGACCTTGTCGAGCTGCCGCTCGACCTTCTGGAGCTCCTTCTTCGCGGCACGCGCGTCGGCGGCGGAGACCCCCGCCTTCTGCGGCGCGGCGGCCGCGGAGGGCGTCGGGACGGACGCCTCGATCATCTTCCGGCGGCGCTCCAGGTACTCGTCGATGCCGCGCGGCAGCATCCGCAGGGTCTGGTCGCCGAGCAGCGCGAGCGTCTTGTCGGTGGTGCGCTCGATGAAGAACCGGTCGTGGGAGATGACGACCATGGAGCCCGGCCAGCCGTCGAGGAGGTCCTCCAGCTGCGTGAGGGTCTCGATGTCGAGGTCGTTGGTGGGCTCGTCGAGGAAGAGGACGTTCGGCTCGTCCATGAGCAGGCGCAGCAGCTGGAGGCGGCGGCGCTCACCGCCGGAGAGGTCGCCGACCGGCGTCCACTGCTTCTCCTTGGTGAAGCCGAACTGCTCGCAGAGCTGGCCGGCCGTCATCTCGCGGCCCTTGCCGAGGTCGACGCGGTCGCGGATCTGCTGGACGGCCTCCAGGACGCGGAGCGTCGCCGGGAGCTCGGTGACGTCCTGCGAGAGGTAGGCGAGCCGGACGGTCTTGCCGACGACGATCTTCCCCGCGGCGGGCTGCTCCTCGCCGCCGGAGACGGCGGCGTCGGCGAGCGCGCGCAGGAGTGAGGTCTTGCCCGCGCCGTTGACGCCGACGAGGCCGATGCGGTCGCCGGGGCCCAGCTGCCAGGTGAGGTGCTGGAGGAGGGTCTTGGGACCGGCGGTGACGGTCACGTCCTCCAGGTCGAAGACCGTCTTGCCGAGGCGCGCGTTGGCGAACTTCATCAGCTCGCTGGTGTCGCGCGGCGGCGGCACGTCGGCGATCAGCTCGTTGGCGGCCTCGATGCGGTAGCGCGGCTTGGACGTACGGGCGGGGGCGCCGCGCCGCAGCCAGGCCAGCTCCTTGCGCATCAGGTTCTGCCGCTTCGTCTCCTCCGTGGCCGCGATGCGCTCGCGCTCGGCGCGGGCGAAGACGTAGTCGGAGTAGCCGCCCTCGTACTCGTGCACGTCACCGCGCTGCACGTCCCACATGCGGGTGCAGACCTGGTCGAGGAACCAGCGGTCGTGGGTGACGCAGACGAGCGCGGAGCGGCGCTCCTGGAGGTGCTTGGCGAGCCAGGCGATGCCCTCGACGTCGAGGTGGTTGGTGGGCTCGTCGAGGACGAGCATGTCCTGGTCGTCGATGAGGAGCTTGGCGAGCGCGATCCGGCGCCGCTCGCCACCGGAGAGCGGGCCGATGACGGTGTCGAGGCCCTGCTCGAAGCCGGGCAGGTCGAGCCCGCCGAAGAGCCCGGTGAGCACGTCACGGATCTTGGCGCTGCCGGCCCACTCGTGGTCGGCCATGACGCCGATGACCTCGTGCCGGATGGTGGCCTTCGGGTCGAGCGAGTCGTGCTGCGTGAGCACGCCGAGCCGCAGCCCGCCGCTGTGCGTGACGCGGCCGGTGTCGGCCTCCTCCAGCTTGGCGAGCATCCGGATGAGGGTGGTCTTGCCGTCGCCGTTGCGCCCGACGACCCCGATCCGCTCCCCTTCGGAGACGCCGAGCGAGACCCCGTCGAGCAGGGCACGGGTGCCGTACACCTTGCTGACGGCCTCGACATTGACCAGGTTGACGGCCACGTTGACTCTTCCTGTACGGGGGATCGATCGACGTCCCAGGGTACGTTGCCGCCGCTGGTACACCTCCGGTACACCAGCGGTGTACCGTTGGGGGTATGGCTGACTCCACCATCAAGGTGCCGGACACCACGCGCGACCACCTCGCCTCGCTGGCCCGCGAGCGGGGCACCACGATAGGAGCGCTGGTCACCGAACTGGCCGCGTCCCAGCTCACGGCCGCGCAGGCGCGGGAGAAGGTTTCCGAGAGCCGGCGGATCATGCGTGAGCGCATGCACTCCACGCTCACCGACGAAGAGTTCGACGCGACGCCGAACGCCCTCGACAAGGTCTACGAGATCGCCGCCGAGAACACCCGCCGCGCCTTCGGGGACACCGCAGCGTGATCATTCTCGACACCTCCGCCGTACTCGCCCTCGCCCGCGGCCACCGCAAGCTCCAGCGCGTCGCCGACAACGCGGCGGCCTCGCCGTTCCGACATCTCCAAGTGCCCGCCCTGTGCCTGCTGCAGGCCGAGACGGAGGACGAAGGGGCGGGTGACGCGGCCCTGGCGCTCCCCGGCATCGACGTCGTCCCTCTCGACATGGTGGCGTCGGTGACCGTCGCGCGGATGGTTCGCGGCGGATTCGGCGGACCCGACCTCTGCCACGCCCTCTACACCGCGCTGCCCGCGCCGCACCGTCCCACCATGGACCTGATCCTGACGGATCAGGAGGATCTCTACCCCCCGGGCACCGTGACCGTGAACATCGACGACGAGCGTCTCGACGACTGACGTCACCGTCGACCGTCCCCGGCCCCGCGCCGCCCCGCCCGCTCCACCAGCAGCCAGCCCGCGAGGGCGAGGCCGACGGCCGCCGGGGCCGTGACCGGTACGGCGATCAGGGTCGCCGAGTGGCCGGTCAGGAGGCCCCCGAAGCCCGTCATGGAGAGGCCCAGGACGCCCAGCAGGGCGAGGGAGATGCCGAGGGCCGCGACGGGGCCGCCCTCGCCGGTCCCCGGCGCGGTCGGGAGCGGGGCCTCGAAGCGGCGGAACACGGCGACGAGTACGCCGGTGAGGACGGCCGCCGCACCGATCCGGAGCGGAACCTGCGCCCACCAGGTGCCGGAGGCAGGGTCGGGCAGCCTCATACCGGACGCGAGCATCGCCCCGTACACGCCGAGCATCGCCGTCAGGTGCCAGAGGAACGCCGTCATCGCGATCCCGTTGGCGGCGACCACCGCCCGCCACACCCCGGCCCGGGCGACGAGCCGCGCCCCCGGCCCCCTCAGGAGCTCGACCGCGCCGACCAGCCACAGGCCGTGGCAGAGCAGGGCGAGGGTCGGCGGCGCCATGTTCGAGACCTCCTCACCGGGCATTCCGACCATCGACAGCGGATACGGGCCGAGGGCCACGAGCGCGGCGGCGCCGACGAGCCCCGCGCCGGCGAGCAGCGCCGGGCGGCGGATCATGCCGTCGGCCCGCAGGAAGCCGAGCTGGTGGACCGCCAGCCAGACGAACGCGAAGTTCAGGAACTCGACGAACGGCACGTGTGCCGCGAACCGCAGCACGTCCACCGCGACCGCCCCGCCCGCGAGCGCGGCGAACGCGCCCCAGCCCCACCGCTCGTGCAGCCGCAGCAGTGGCGGGGTGAAGGCGACCATCGCCAGGTAGATCCCGATGAACCAGAGGGGCTGGGTGACCAGGCGCAGCGCGACCCCGGTGAGCCCGCCGTCGGCCCCGGTCAGCTGGAGGACGAGCGCGGCGGCGCCCCACACCGCGACGAAGACCATCGTCGGCCGCAGCAGCCGCTGGAGCCGGGCCCGCAGGAAGGACGCGTACGCGGGGCGGGAGCGGTGGGCGAGGGCGTGCGAGAAGCCGCCGACGAAGAAGAACACCGGCATGACCTGGAAGACCCAGGTCACGAGCTGGAGCTCGGGGACGACGGCGAGGAGGTTCCCGACCTGCCCGTCCCCGGCGACCGCCGCCATCAGCCAGTGGCCGAGGACGACGACCGCGAGCGAGGCGACGCGGAGGAGATCGACGTACCGGTCCCGGGTGGCGGGGGTCGCGGCGGCGAGGTCACGCGCGCTGAGGCGGTTGCTGCTTCCCATGCCGGTACGGTCCCGCGCGGGGGCTGGGGGCCGACAGGGCGCGGATACTCAACCGGTGGCTGAGTAGTCGGCGTCGCTGCGCCACTTCCGCCACTCGCGCCAGGCGCGTACGACGCCCCGGCAGGCGCCGAGGGCCCCGAGGGCGAACAGGCCGGGCGGCACCCATCTCCAGACACCGTCGAAGAGCGGCTCCTGGACGTAGATGACGGTGAGTCCGGTGAAGAGAACGATCTGGGCGACTTCGCTCAGCACCTTCAGAAACGGATGGAACCTGAACTTCACGCGATGCCCCCCACAGGCTTGTACGCCGACGCGCCCATGATGACAGGCGCAGGTGTCAGGCAGCCGGGAGGACGACCGCGCCCTCCGCCGGCGACGTCGCCGCGCGCGCGGTGCGGCACGTGCCCGAGGCGGTCAGGGCCGCCGCGACGGACTCCGCCGCCTCCGTGTCCTTCACCAGGAACGCCGTCGTCGGGCCCGAGCCGGAGACGAGGGCCGCGAGGGCGCCCGCCTCCGTACCGGCCGACAGGGTCGCCGCGAGCGAGGGGCGCAGGGAGAGCGCCGGGGCCTGGAGGTCGTTGGCGAGGGCGCCCGCGAGGGCCGTGGTGTCGCCGGTGCGCAGGGCGTCCAGGAGGAGCGGGGAGGCGGCCGGCTCGGGGACGTCGACGCCCTCGGTGAGGCGGTCGAACTCGCCGTACACCGCCGGGGTCGAGAGCCCGCCGTCGGCGACGGCGAACACCCAGTGGAAGGTGCCGCCGACCGGAAGCCCCGTGAGCTTCTCACCGCGGCCCGTGCCGAGCGCCGCCCCGCCGACCAGGCTGAACGGCACGTCGCTGCCGAGTTCGGCGCAGATCTCCAGGAGGTCCTCGCGCGAGGAGTTCAGGCCCCAGAGCGCGTCGCAGGCGAGCAGGGCGCCCGCGCCGTCCGCGCTGCCGCCCGCCATGCCGCCGGCGACGGGGATGTCCTTGGCGATGTGCAGGTGCACGTCCGGGGAGATGCCGTGCCGGGCTGCGAGCAGCTCCGCGGCGCGCGCGGCGAGGTTCGTGCGGTCGAGCGGCACCTTGTCGGCGTCCGGGCCCTCGCAGGTGATCGTCAGCGTCTCGGCGGGGGTGGCGGTCACCTCGTCGTACAGGGAGACGGCGAGGAAGACGTTGGCCAGGTCGTGGAAGCCGTCGGGGCGGGCCGCGCCGACGGCCAGCTGGACGTTGACCTTGGCGGGTACGCGGACGGTGACGCTGCCGGAGGTGGTCACGCCTTCGCCTCCGCGATCCTCGCGAACTCCTCGACCGTCAGCGCCTCGCCGCGCGCCTGCGGCGAGATCCCGGCCTTGACCAGGGCGTCCTCGGCCGCCGCGGGCGAGCCCGCCCAGGTGGCGAGGGCCGCGCGCAGGGTCTTGCGGCGCTGCGCGAAGGCCGCGTCGACGACCGCGAAGACCTCC
Above is a genomic segment from Streptomyces sp. NBC_00094 containing:
- a CDS encoding PQQ-binding-like beta-propeller repeat protein, producing the protein MTQPPSNQPPGGFGAPQDPSQGLPPVPPVPPQAPQSPPSVPPQAPPAAAPGPYGQQPPQQQPGYGYPQQPGQPGPYGQPTPPPYGYPQQPTQQQQPGPYGQQPQQPGPYGQQQNPYGGYPTQPMYQGGPTPPPPGGGGLKGRTGVVAAVAAGAVLIAAVTTWAVVGGGDDEKDPIAQPTATASSSASSSGAPTPTESVDQGDGSGDGRGGDDDLNGGRQAGEAKVDWLLKNDVDLPRNGADVHGPWIVGDTVVKAMYKGIDGYSLSDGSKKWHVDVPFELCATPPAPSANGIMVVAYNDSAKDGAKCTGLQQIDLKTGKAGWKKAVPKATGLFAFSDNTLAISGNTVTAAGSSTAYGFSLTDGKQLFKGATTGCKPFAYAGGSKLIAAMDCPSGSTSKKIQAVGEVNPATGKPKYTFQLEANWEVDKVYSVDPLVVSATQREQKKWTIFALDAKGKLRSQIQGGKDKFAPSCGGSFVIFGKNLQGCTGVAADANTFYMATETSYGTPNEVVAFDLKTGKAKWRSKAPGEQSMIPLRMEGGQVLLYVDPSYDKGGAVATIAPTGGAPKIVLQHPASAATIENSFYDPGFAYGGGHFVVTSGRVSASNDKEEKQVKTMMSFSK
- a CDS encoding acyltransferase, encoding MGSSNRLSARDLAAATPATRDRYVDLLRVASLAVVVLGHWLMAAVAGDGQVGNLLAVVPELQLVTWVFQVMPVFFFVGGFSHALAHRSRPAYASFLRARLQRLLRPTMVFVAVWGAAALVLQLTGADGGLTGVALRLVTQPLWFIGIYLAMVAFTPPLLRLHERWGWGAFAALAGGAVAVDVLRFAAHVPFVEFLNFAFVWLAVHQLGFLRADGMIRRPALLAGAGLVGAAALVALGPYPLSMVGMPGEEVSNMAPPTLALLCHGLWLVGAVELLRGPGARLVARAGVWRAVVAANGIAMTAFLWHLTAMLGVYGAMLASGMRLPDPASGTWWAQVPLRIGAAAVLTGVLVAVFRRFEAPLPTAPGTGEGGPVAALGISLALLGVLGLSMTGFGGLLTGHSATLIAVPVTAPAAVGLALAGWLLVERAGRRGAGDGRR
- a CDS encoding 4-(cytidine 5'-diphospho)-2-C-methyl-D-erythritol kinase yields the protein MTTSGSVTVRVPAKVNVQLAVGAARPDGFHDLANVFLAVSLYDEVTATPAETLTITCEGPDADKVPLDRTNLAARAAELLAARHGISPDVHLHIAKDIPVAGGMAGGSADGAGALLACDALWGLNSSREDLLEICAELGSDVPFSLVGGAALGTGRGEKLTGLPVGGTFHWVFAVADGGLSTPAVYGEFDRLTEGVDVPEPAASPLLLDALRTGDTTALAGALANDLQAPALSLRPSLAATLSAGTEAGALAALVSGSGPTTAFLVKDTEAAESVAAALTASGTCRTARAATSPAEGAVVLPAA
- a CDS encoding ABC-F family ATP-binding cassette domain-containing protein is translated as MAVNLVNVEAVSKVYGTRALLDGVSLGVSEGERIGVVGRNGDGKTTLIRMLAKLEEADTGRVTHSGGLRLGVLTQHDSLDPKATIRHEVIGVMADHEWAGSAKIRDVLTGLFGGLDLPGFEQGLDTVIGPLSGGERRRIALAKLLIDDQDMLVLDEPTNHLDVEGIAWLAKHLQERRSALVCVTHDRWFLDQVCTRMWDVQRGDVHEYEGGYSDYVFARAERERIAATEETKRQNLMRKELAWLRRGAPARTSKPRYRIEAANELIADVPPPRDTSELMKFANARLGKTVFDLEDVTVTAGPKTLLQHLTWQLGPGDRIGLVGVNGAGKTSLLRALADAAVSGGEEQPAAGKIVVGKTVRLAYLSQDVTELPATLRVLEAVQQIRDRVDLGKGREMTAGQLCEQFGFTKEKQWTPVGDLSGGERRRLQLLRLLMDEPNVLFLDEPTNDLDIETLTQLEDLLDGWPGSMVVISHDRFFIERTTDKTLALLGDQTLRMLPRGIDEYLERRRKMIEASVPTPSAAAAPQKAGVSAADARAAKKELQKVERQLDKVSQKEAKLHAQIADNATDFERVAKLDAELRELVGERDELEMRWLELAEDA